The Euphorbia lathyris chromosome 3, ddEupLath1.1, whole genome shotgun sequence genome contains a region encoding:
- the LOC136221746 gene encoding ribulose bisphosphate carboxylase/oxygenase activase, chloroplastic, with amino-acid sequence MHLTHQNHSERTLTLLLWRQLASPTSPRTSTPADKEQLVIAIEMAVFTIPSSSLFKSQTLLPNIPSSSSSCTRNSPLLFSAFCSKSKSSSSVDDDQNYNGDTKPKKRLSEQSSWETTDSEGKDYLYRLGKEADNMNIAVGARTGVIDSLFAGNFLGKDSDIVFDYRQKVTRSFEYLQGDYYIAPVFLDKVVCHIVKNYIAHLLNVKVPLILGIWGGKGQGKSFQTELIFQAMGIEPVIMSAGELESERAGEPGRLIRDRYRAASQVVQNQGKMSCLMINDIDAGLGRFGNTQMTVNNQIVVGTLMNLADNPTRVSIGQDWRESDTTNRIPIIVTGNDFSTIYAPLIRDGRMDKFFWQPNHEDIVNIVCRMYEKDGISRDEVMSIVDTFPNQALDFYGALRSRTYDRSISKWIDEIGGIENLGDKLVKRRQKEKLPVFTPPKQTIEALLESGYSLIREQQLIMETKLSKEYMKNIDD; translated from the exons ATGCATTTAACCCACCAAAACCATTCCGAACGGACGCTTACTTTACTTTTGTGGCGCCAATTAGCCTCACCCACTTCTCCCCGTACATCCACACCAGCAGACAAGGAACAGTTAGTCATCGCCATTGAAATGGCTGTATTTACCATTCCCTCTTCGTCTCTCTTCAAATCCCAAACTCTCCTTCCCAATATCCCCTCCAGTTCTTCCTCCTGCACTAGAAATTCACCCCTTCTCTTCTCTGCTTTCTGCTCAAAATCTAAATCCTCGTCCTCTGTTGATGATGATCAGAATTATAATGGAGATACCAAGCCCAAAAAGAGATTATCAGAGCAGTCATCCTGGGAAACCACGGACTCCGAGGGGAAGGACTATCTTTACAGGCTGGGGAAAGAGGCCGATAACATGAATATCGCTGTCGGAGCTAGGACTGGGGTCATCGATTCTCTTTTTGCCGGCAATTTTCTTGGCAAAGACT CGGATATTGTGTTTGATTACCGTCAGAAAGTGACAAGATCATTTGAATACCTTCAAGGCGATTATTATATCGCTCCAGTGTTCTTG GATAAAGTTG TATGCCACATTGTGAAGAACTACATAGCTCATCTTCTCAATGTCAAAGTTCCTTTGATCCTAG GTATTTGGGGAGGAAAGGGGCAAGGGAAATCGTTTCAAACAGAACTTATTTTTCAAGCTATGGGAATTGAACCGGTTATTATGTCTGCAGGAGAACTAGAATCAGAAAGAGCTG GAGAGCCAGGAAGATTGATTCGGGATCGCTACAGAGCAGCTTCTCAAGTGGTCCAGAACCAA GGGAAGATGAGCTGTTTGATGATTAATGATATTGATGCTGGCCTTGGTAGATTTG GAAATACTCAAATGACAGTCAACAATCAAATTGTTGTTGGCACTCTAATGAATTTGGCAGATAACCCCACAAGAGTGAGTATTGGACAAGACTGGCGAGAATCAGATACTACAAACagaattccaatcattgtgacAGGCAATGATTTCTCAACAATCTATGCTCCCTTAATTCGTGATGGAAGAATGGACAAATTTTTCTG GCAGCCAAACCATGAAGATATAGTGAACATTGTTTGCAGAATGTATGAGAAAGATGGCATATCTAGAGATGAGGTCATGAGCATTGTAGATACATTTCCCAATCAAG CTTTGGATTTCTACGGAGCTCTCCGTTCCCGAACTTATGACAGGTCAATTTCTAAG TGGATTGATGAAATTGGAGGAATTGAAAATCTGGGTGACAAACTTGTCAAGCGAAGACAGAAGGAGAAACTTCCTGTTTTTACTCCACCAAAG CAAACAATAGAGGCTCTACTTGAATCAGGCTATTCTCTGATCAGAGAACAGCAGCTGATAATGGAGACTAAACTTTCTAAGGAATACATGAAGAACATTGACGACTAG